The following DNA comes from Myxococcales bacterium.
TGGACCAAGCCCGAGCTGTTCAAGCGCTGCCTCCACTGTTGGTAGCTGCCACGAATCAGTGAGCTGGAATGTCGATGGCCGTGGCGGCTTGCCGACGAGCTGCGCCGTTGAAGCGATCGGTCAGCTCAGCGTCGACCTCGTCGAGCGACGCCTGCACCGTATCCACCGCCGGTTGGAGCGTCGTCCAGAGCTCCTCGACGTGCTCATCGCTGCGCACGACAAGGGCGTGGTGCACCGCGATCTGAAACCGGAGAACGTCTTCCTCACTCGCGACGGACAGATCAAAGTGCTCGACTTCGGGATCGCCCGGCTGCGGGAGCTCTCGACCGCGAGCAATGCGACACGCGACGGGACGAGCATGGGCACGCCGTCGTACATGCCACCGGAGCAAGCGCGAGGGCTCTGGGCCGAGGTTGATGCGCGAAGTGACCTGTGGGCGGTCGGCGCGTTGATGTTCGCCCTGCTGACGGGGCGCGCAGTGCACGAGGGACGCACTACGAACGAGCTCCTCCTGTCGGCCATGACCGGGCCCGCACCGCCGCTCGCGGAGCTCGAGCCGAAGCTGCACGCCGCGGTCGCGGCCGTGGTCGATCGCGCGGTCGCGTTCGAGAAACCTCGCCGTTGGCCCGACGCTCGCGCCATGCAGAACGCGGTGCGCCACGCCTACCAGGAAATGCATCGCGCGCCGCTTTCCACCGCCCCAAAGCTCACGGTTGCGCCATCGGTCGCGGACAGGACACTGCCAAGCACGGACCTGGTGCAGCTCTCGCCAGGGCTGTCGTCCGACGTGACCGCGCTTCCGGTGGCCAGAGGAAGAACGGGCGTGTCGATCGTGCGGACTGTGCTCGATCGCCCGGTGCTAGCGGCACTGGGTGCGGTGGCCGTTGGATTGGTGGTCGTGATCATCGCCGGGGCCGGCGTGATGCTCGCAAGGCGCGCGGCGTCGAAGGGCGCGAGCGCTTCAGCGGTCGGAGCGTCCGATGTCGAGTCGGTGCCCTCTCCGTCGGCCACCCCCGTCGCCGGTTACGTCGTCGGTGCCCGATGGCTCGGCGTCGTCGAGTGAGCAAACACCCCGAACACCGCCTCCAGAGCGACGAAGGCCACGTTCAGCCCGATCCCGATCAGGAACGCGCGGCCGAGCGGGTTCGCCGCCGTCCCAACGGGAGGCGCTCGTGTTCGTGGCTCATCGCGGACGACCTCTTATCTATGCCCCACGATGGCACGAAACATGCCATCCAGCTCTTAGTGCGGTCCTGGCTTCCACTCTTATCGGCGATTGCTATCACGGCGATGGCGCGGCCTGCATACGCCCAATGCACGTCGAACGCATCGTCGTGCGTGACCTGCCATGAGACGCAAGGTTTGCGTCCTGTGCTGCAGAGCGCGCAGCCTTGGCACGTCGACCATGGGTTCGGAGACCTGTGTGCCTCATGCCATGCCGGCGATCCCGCGAGCTCGGCCAAGGGGCAGGCCCACCTGGGCCTGCGACAGCCGCTCGCCGATCCCGCGGTTTCCTGCGCCGGCTGTCACGCCGACGACTCGTCTGCGCGTGCGGAGCGTTACCTCGCGGTAGCGGTGAGCACAGCGCCGCCGCCGCCGACCGCACCGCCGGCGAGTCCGCCACCTGGAGCAACCGCGTCCTCGACAGCCGATCGCATTCTTGCCGCACTCGCCGCGCTGCTGACGATCGCGCTCTACTTCGTCGTTCGGCGCGAGCTGGCCGCGGAACGTCGCTCGCTGCTGGCGTGGCTGCGCGCCAAGACCTGGAGCCCGTACGCCGCGGGCGTGCTGCTCGGCCTCGTCGTCGCGTTCTCCGAGGTCATCTGTGGTCGACCGCTTGCCGCGTCGGGCGCCTTCGACAAGCTCGCCGCCTATCCCGGCCGCTGGCTCTTCCCGTCGAGCCAGTACTACGGGCACATCATGATGCCGGGGATCACCTGGCAGGTTTGGCTCATCGTTGGCGTTCTCGCGGGCTCGTTCGCGTCGAGCAAGCTCTCGGGTGAGGCGCGCTGGCGATGGCTGCCTGACACGCAGTGGGAGCCGCGCTTCGGCGCGAGCCGCAAGCTGCGACTCGCCATCGCGTTCTTCGGCGCGGTGATGGTCCAGGTCGGCGCCGGCATCGCGGGCGGCTGCACCAGCGGTCTCGCCATCTCCGGGGGCGCCGCGCTCGCGCCCGCGGCGTTCCTGTTCATGGCCGGCATGTTCGCCGGAGGGATCCCCGCTGCGTGGCTCTGGTACCGCGGGAGGGCCGCCTGATGCTCGACATCGTCAAGGCCCTGGTGCTCGGTCTCCTGTTCGGCTGGTCGCTGCACAAGGCCGGGCTCACGCACTACGCGCGCATCGTGAACGTCTATCGCTTCCGCGACATGACGGTGATCCGCTTCATGCTCACCGCCCTCGTCGTCGGCGCCTTCGCGATTCAGGCGGGCATCGACCTCGGCTTTGCCGCCAGTGCACCGATCCCACCTACGTCGATGCTGGCCAACGTCGTGGGCGGCGTGGTCTTCGGCGTCGGGATGGCCACCGCCGGGTACTGCCCGGGGACGATCGTCGCGGAGGCCGGCGAGGGACGCCTGGACGCCTGGGTGGCTGGCCTGTCGGGGCTCCTCGTGGGCGCGATCGTGTTCGGCTTGCTTCAGCCGGTGATCATGCCGACGCTGGCTCGGGTGGGGGCGCTCGGGCGTGTGACGTTCGCGAGCCTCGCGGGCGCGAGCCCGTGGCTGGTGCTGCTCGTCTTCGGGCAGGTCGTCGTGCTCGTGCTGATGCTCATCGCTCGCGTGGGAAGGACGACGACGTG
Coding sequences within:
- a CDS encoding YeeE/YedE family protein, whose amino-acid sequence is MLQSAQPWHVDHGFGDLCASCHAGDPASSAKGQAHLGLRQPLADPAVSCAGCHADDSSARAERYLAVAVSTAPPPPTAPPASPPPGATASSTADRILAALAALLTIALYFVVRRELAAERRSLLAWLRAKTWSPYAAGVLLGLVVAFSEVICGRPLAASGAFDKLAAYPGRWLFPSSQYYGHIMMPGITWQVWLIVGVLAGSFASSKLSGEARWRWLPDTQWEPRFGASRKLRLAIAFFGAVMVQVGAGIAGGCTSGLAISGGAALAPAAFLFMAGMFAGGIPAAWLWYRGRAA
- a CDS encoding serine/threonine protein kinase translates to MSWNVDGRGGLPTSCAVEAIGQLSVDLVERRLHRIHRRLERRPELLDVLIAAHDKGVVHRDLKPENVFLTRDGQIKVLDFGIARLRELSTASNATRDGTSMGTPSYMPPEQARGLWAEVDARSDLWAVGALMFALLTGRAVHEGRTTNELLLSAMTGPAPPLAELEPKLHAAVAAVVDRAVAFEKPRRWPDARAMQNAVRHAYQEMHRAPLSTAPKLTVAPSVADRTLPSTDLVQLSPGLSSDVTALPVARGRTGVSIVRTVLDRPVLAALGAVAVGLVVVIIAGAGVMLARRAASKGASASAVGASDVESVPSPSATPVAGYVVGARWLGVVE
- a CDS encoding YeeE/YedE family protein; the protein is MLDIVKALVLGLLFGWSLHKAGLTHYARIVNVYRFRDMTVIRFMLTALVVGAFAIQAGIDLGFAASAPIPPTSMLANVVGGVVFGVGMATAGYCPGTIVAEAGEGRLDAWVAGLSGLLVGAIVFGLLQPVIMPTLARVGALGRVTFASLAGASPWLVLLVFGQVVVLVLMLIARVGRTTT